The Chionomys nivalis chromosome 1, mChiNiv1.1, whole genome shotgun sequence sequence accccatttctatctctctgtatatcaccatgaggtcatggcccaCCAGAAAATTTTCAGCAAATCTATCCCAGGTCGCAGATCCATGGTATCcatctgactctgctttcttcttccaagaattAAGTTCTGTCTTCTaagcctaagttctgccctatcaggccaaggcagtttattaattCATTCATCAATACAAGTAACACAAAGAGGGGACTCCTGCatcagagaaaaggaggaaaggaggagggaaagaagaacttgagggaaagggatggttgagatgggggaaggacagagatggagagcaaagaaagagataccttgattgagggaggcatTATGAGGCTAGGAAGAAAACTGACACTAGagagttaattctttttttttttttttttttttttttgttttgttttgtttttcgagacagggtttctctgtggttttggagcctgtcctgaaactagctcttgtagaccaggctggtctcaaactcacagagatccgcctgcctctgcctcccaagtgctagagaGTTAATTCTTAATCAAAATAGTTTTAGTTCTcttattgtttttgtatttccatatgaaCTATGTATTTTCAAGATCCATGTAACTAGAAAACTAAGAAACACTATTTTGTATACTAAGCAGTCCCATAAACTATATTAAATTAAAAGCCATAATATATGTATAGAGGATCTAGTGAAGTCCCATGTTATCCCTGTTTACTTTTTtgaactctatgagttcaaatGAGCTTTGCTCAGCTGAATTAGAGGGCCTAGTTATCCTTTTGTCTTCCATCCCCTcagttcttacactctttctatCTTCTCTTCTGTGTGGTATCCTGAATACAGAgtggaaggatttgatggagacattccatttagagcTATTTGTTCAAAGgtctctgtgtttttctgtctctgtctctgtctctctctctctctgtatgcatgtgtgtgtgtgtgattgagtgcatgtgtgtgatgtgtgactgTGGGATTTTGTATTTGTTCTGATGTTCTTATCTACTGCACTAGAAAGTTTCTCTgataatgtttaaataaaacacagatatatgaatatagaagaatatcattaggagttattttattgttacttttttaaaaaagtagtatttgattttagtCTGGATCTGTAGGCACTCTGATTTCTGGTACTCATTCACCAGAGCAATGTGTGGTATGGGTTCAAATTAGAGGAATAGGCCATAAGTATAATCATACATTGGGTGGTTACCCAAGTTTTATGAAACCATTGCCTAGCATATTCTGCACATAGAACAGCAGTGTAGATCAAATGTTTTATGGCTCGGTTggtttttttgattgtttttggaAGCTTATAGGGTACCCTCCCTTCCAAGACACTAGAACATAGGGGTAAAAATAGTATGTAGGTATCATGTTCAATCGGATGCATGGGATGTTTCAGCAATCAGATTTTGTTGTCCATTTGTAGACAGAAACGTATTATATTGGCAATTCCTTGTGTTGTTAGGAGATTTCCAAGGACCCCTTGGGCCAAGAACTTCAATGAATATAACCCAGTCCTGGTGATAGAAGCTTCTTTTGGTGAAAATACATGGTTACTTGGTACTCTGTCTCCCTTATTATTTGGAAACCTCattaacattatatatatataccagtTATGACATTTCTACTGTAGTAGTTTTCACACCAACCCTCAACTGTCCCTCAATCCTTGGTGTCTCTCCACACACTTCTGtggtggaatattcctttacactgtgtgaatatatgatgcagtgattggtttaataaagaagctgactggccaatagctagaaaGAAAGTGAATGGGCAGGAAACACAATGAAttggagaatgctgggaagaggaaaggcagagacaaggagTTGCCAGCCAGTCAGAGAAAGAGGTGGATATACAAATTGAGGTAGAGTTATAAGTCACAAGCCTTGGGGAAGCACATTGATTAACAGAAATGGTTtatgttgtaagagctagttagtaacaagccttgATGTGGGAAGGACATAtgtctgttgatttcattggttaataaaggaactgccttggcccacttgatagaccaacccttaggtgggtggagtagacagaacagaacactgggaaaaagggaagtgagtcagacatAATGAAGCTCCAgtccaagatggacataggctagaatcttcctggtaagccaaacctcgtgatgctacacagattactaggtatgggttaaagcaagatatgagaattagccagtaagaggctagagctaatgggccagacagtgtttaaaagaatacaatttgtatgttgttattttgggtgtaaagctaaccatgtgagagctgggcaggacgaaaagcaggcctgcccataGCTCCTTCTACAAAGCCTGAGCCCTTGACTGAgtatttataactaatataagcctcagtgtgttttTGAGAGAGACTGCTTGAAATAAAAACTCCCTACTCATTTCCTCCCTCAACCCTAATTCCTCTACATGTCCCCCACTTGATCATTGCATTCCCATTCCCACATTCAAAAtagattcataaaataaaatctattttcttttctagtgAGATCCATATGACTCCCCCACTGTTAATCACTTCCTCTATACAAGAGCTCTATCCATTTCCTATATTATATCTTCAAAACCCGAggttctcattttcatttcttatgttCTATAAGTGTAGCATCTATCTGTAGATTATAttcaaaattctaaatttttcatttacataATTACCTCAGTTTGGGTTCTCTTTATCCTTCTTTTTTCCACCTTCAGGGCTTAAACAGATTAATTACTTTCTTTCCACTCTTTGTGTTTTCCAAGACtgctttaagggatttattaatttcgtATTTACACACCTCTCTCATGCTATTACAGACTCTTAAGGTCCTGTGCTTCAGCCATGTTGGAATACTCAGGACCTGCTGTGGTCAGGTCACTGGGCTTTAGTGAAGACATATTGCCCTGcctgttattattttgttttcatgctgGCATCCAGGTTTTAGGATAATATTGATTATAGTTTTAAGGGCTGTATCTGCTTTTGATTTTGGTGGGAGAtgttttgttctaaagttttagTTTCCTCTCTAGATTTTAGGAGAGCCTGATGATTCTGTGTTGTCTGGTAGGTTTGGCCATTGGGGTTTCTAGGTAGAATGGGTTTTGAGTATTGAGAGGTGACACATAGGAATAGGGATAGACTAGGTATCTGAAGAGCTTTACAtgaaggagcagagcagagagtcTAAGAAGCAGAGGATCTTCTTCTTTAGTCTTCTTGCAATAGAGGTAGACAATGAAGAGAGGTCACTCCCAGAGGTCAGATATAGTGCTTGGGATGAGATTTGAAGGTTGGATCAGTGTCCTTGGCTTTTTCATATTTGCCTTTGAAATGAATACATACTGGTATTGGTTTATGGGATTAGTTGAAAGTATGAATTTTGAAGGAGAAGATCTTTGTGGTCCTTTGGGGATAGGGACAGAGGGGAAATGGATATCTTTCTATATTCTGATATGTTcattttttcttcagtgtttttaagtgtttatatATAGGCCTtaactttcttggttagagttacccaaatACATATGTTTgagattattttgaaaagtattgTTTCCATCATGAGTTGCTTGTCATTTGTATATGTGAAGGCCACAAATGTCCCTTTATATCCTGTTTCTTTATCCAAAGTGTTCTTCAGGTGTTGTAATTTTTAGTGATTAAGTTGGGTCATTGTTGAATACTATCATATCTTCTGTGAATAAATAAACTAGACTTCTTCCTTCCAATTATCATCCCTttggtctccttttgttgtcttatggTTCTAGGGAAAACTTTATGTACTATAATGAGTAGGTATAGTGTGGATAACcatatcttgttcctgattttattggTAATATTTAGAGTTTCTTTCCATCTAGTTTGATGTATGTTATGGGCTTGCTGTGTATATCacctctatcatttctagagatCCCTTGTATCTTTAGTCTTTCTTGGATTTTGATCATGAAGAGATGTTAGACTTTGGTAAagggtatttttttcttccaataagatgatcatgtgggcTTTTCCCTTTGGTCTGTGCatgtggttgattttatttagtgACTGACTCATATTTAATCATCCATGCATCCCTTAGTTGAAATACAGAAGCATGCTTAatcatagtggatgatttttttcaatgtattttGCATTTGGTTTGTGAGTGCTTTATTGAGAAGATTTCCAGCTTTGCTGATGGGGTAGCTGGACTgcaattctcttttatttttgggtttttgggTAGTTTAAGTTTCAGTGTAATAGTCTCTCATTAAATTAATTGggcaatgtttcttttgtttttaatatgtagAATAGTtagaggagtattggcattaactctcCTTTGAATGTATCCCTCtttctgatattctttcttctcctcaataattttagaaaattctttcactgtcatttctatttaattttgtgagtttttccccTGCTAACATTTATGTTTGGTGTTTTCTGCTTTGTTACAAAATATCAATATCATCGCTAAATTTCCCCTTCATCTTGGTGAATTTCTCACCCAGACTCTCAGTTCATATTCTCATGTTTTTCATGTGCTTATTTGTAACCTTTTtgaatttattcattatttcacAAGTAAACATTCATTTTCTTGGTACTTTGACAAATGTAATGCCTTTGAATTCAGTATTTGTGGAGCTAGTcctttgttgtgttgttttataTATGCTTTTGTGTCACAATTAGCACATTTATGGATTGGATATTTCAGTTTTGAGAGAAACATTGTCTTAAGAAGTAGTCTTTTTTTGGACTAGAGGTGCCTATTACCTTcctgataaagaaacaaataacacCAACAGCAAGGACAAAAGGAATGAAAACCTCTATCACAGTAGCTAAACTTTATTATTCACTCATTTTGtcgtttcttttaaaatatttaacaaagtaATTTAACTGTTAGAGGGTTTGTTTGTATTCATAATTTTAGGGAAGTTTATCATGCTAGGAAAGATAAAGATACTTGAATTTGGTTTGGCTGGTTGTATAATGTAGACAGATGGCAGAGAATGATAAACATTTTTACTTACATTGCTGTTtaggtttttaatattttatttcaaacacaGTTTCCTCTTCATCTTGTGTTCCAATTCCCTGCCCCACTTCCCATTTACCCCTTCCATCCAAACCTTCtctgttcagaaagaggcaggtaTCCCATGGGACTCAACAAAGCATTTTATATCATGTTGAGGCTGAACCAAGCTTCCTCACTGCATCAAAGTCAATAATTATTTACAATATGCACATAataactacaaaagaaaaagaaagatttgatgtaagaaatgattaaataaaaaagaggcaaaatgtgaacaataaagaaaacagtgtAAGAATTTCCTccatggaaaaaaatctattttaaaataaagagatatAAGAAATGTATgcagagagaaattaaaaaataggTTGGGATACTTAGTTATTAtggtggagaagaaaaaaaagtaaaaagaaatgcaacataaaaatcAGTCATTACAGAAAAGCCAAGATATAGATCAGCTTCTCTTTAGTTTCcatagaagtgatttttttttgtgaagaTTCATTAATTGGTAGGAGAATCTTCTGTAATTGTTTTCATTTAGATAGGTGCTGAATCAAGACTAATCAAGGGCcaattgtcttctaaaattgttttcattgccgGACGggggtgacgcatgcctttaatcccagcactcaggaggcagaggcaggtggatctctgtgagttcgaggctagcctggtctaaaagagctaattccaggacaggaaccaaaagctacagagaaaccccgtctcgaaaaattaaaaaaaaaaaatttcattgtaGAAGTTTCCTTTCTTGTGACCAGGAACCCATGATGGTCTTTCTAAGCTTTGCCTTCTATGTTCAGTGCAACTTCTAACTCACTCTATACACTTCCCAGTTGCCATAACTTATGTGACTAATATCAAAATGCTGATATGCCCTGAAAATGAGTTGAATATAGGAGGCAACAAATAGAATACTTACACAAGAGTAGAGGATCAGTCTCATGCTTTCAAACCTATCCAGAACTCTGTATACATACTCTACAAAAGAGAGGGAGTTGCAGTAATTGAGTCATGTGTTGGCTTAGTTTTAACTGTCACCTTCACACAATTGATAATCACCTGAGAAAAGAGACAGAATGCAATGGTCTTGATCCATCATCACAATGACCCTTCTCCACTTTTGTTATATGACAACTGATATCTTTTCATAGGCTATCTTGTCCTAGAAGTGCAATATTTTTCCTCAAACTGTATATATTTActcaagaaatatttataaaattctgTGGCTATTACAAGTGTTCTAGAGTTGAATCAAAGAGTAATATAGAAAATAGTGCCATGCTTTGTTTCTGTGCCCTTTAACTATTCATTGTGTGATTCCACACTCATGGGATAAACAGATATGAGAAGTAGGAAATATGTGCCTACAACTTTCTCTAAGTTTGTCTCTGGTGATGAGACAAGCTGCTAAAATAGTACTGGGTGCTCGTATGCTATGAGGTATAGGTCTACTGGGCAGAAACTCTATGGAGATGCTAATATGGTGACTATCTTAGTAGGAAAGAAGTATGAGAAGGTGAGATAAAGAATAATTCTATTATTACTATTTCAGTCTATAGTAAAAATAGAGACAGATacataaatgtcttcctttaaatTAATCCTGATTCATTTAACTTgcagtttgctttgttttttttttctttattttaattggaaaattttctgcctccccctgcctctcatttccctctccccactcctccccctctccccctactccttcccctccactccttcccccccccacacactcttttccccctccctctccaatccaaagggcagtcagggttccctgccctgtggaagtccaaggtcctccccgctccatccaggtctaggaaggtgagcattcaaacaggctaggttcccacaaagccagtacatgaagtaggatcaaaacccagtgccattgtccttggcttctcatcagccctcattgtctgccatgttcaaagagtccggttttatcccatgctttttcagtcctagtccagctggccttggtgagctcccaatagaccagccccactgtctcagtggatgggtgcacccctcgcggtcctcacttccttgctcatgttctccctccttcttttcctcatttgaaccttgggagctcagtccggtgctccaatgtgggtcactgtctctatctccatccatcgacagatgaaggttctatggtgatatgcaagatattcataagtatggctataggatagggccatttcaggttccctttcctcagcttcccaaggaactaactggggacatctccctggacacctgggagcccctctagagtcaagtctcttgccaaccctaagatggctcccttaattaggatatatacttccctgctcccatatccgcccttcctttatcccaaccatcccattcccccaagttcccccaaccctccccttctcacttttctctccccatttccccttacccccatcccaccccacccccaagttcccaatttttgccctgcaatcttgtcttcttccaacatccaggaggatgactatatgtttttctttgagttcaccttcttatttagtttttctaggatcacaaattataggtttaatgtcctttatttacggctagaaaccaattgtgagtgagtacatcccatgttcatctttttgggtctgggttacctcactcgcaacgcttgcttctgctttcctggtctccacgggaacggtggttctgtaagtctatttccccattaaagctgtatatatttttacaatctgtctgcattcgtttacgtaCTTATATGTATGTCTAGGTGCTGACCATTTAAATTGGATGTACACATGATGCTTTCTTCCTGGTGATGACTATTTCTTCCTATCCCAACCTGCTTTAGTTACCTACAGTTCATTGTGTAATTTTGTAGCATCATTGGCTTTTCTATGTTTACTACGGCATATTATATTGTTGAGGATTAATGGGCTTAGCATCTGACATAACTAGGAGAAACATACCCACAGCTAAACCGCTGAACCTCAGTCTCTGAAAGTCTTCCCACCTCTTAATTCTCAGAGACTTGGGTAcaggaattattttctttcttttttttttttttggtttttcaagacagggattctctgtggctttggagcctgtcctggcactagctcttgtagaccagtctatcattgaactcacagagatccgcctgtctctgtctcccaagtgctgggattaaaggcgtgctccactacTGCCCGGCCAGTAATTATTTTGTTAATGTGTCTATTGGGACTGAGCTCCACAACTACCAACTTttattggtttggttttctttagtGTTCTCCATTTGTTGCAAAAATAAGTTCCTTAATGCAGAGTGAGGACTATGTATATCTCTAGGCGTGAAGACAAATATTCAGAATGTAATTAGGGATTGTACTTGTTTAGTAAAGTAATGATTGTAGCTTTTTCTTAAGGATCTGTGACTGAGCTAGTCctgtgtattttattctttttaaacacCATACATACATTCTCTCCTGTTTAGCATGTTTTATAGTCCAATTAGGGAACTGTTGGATACTGCCAGGTTTGACATCCTAGGAAGAAATTGTAAACAACTTACATATCTTTCAACCAGATAAGTAGATATGAaagtgtggtacatatacactatGAAATACTATTTATctgtaaagaaaattgaaatcatgaaCTTTGCAGGTAAATGACTGGACCACAAtaaaagatcatattgagtgaaataacccagaatCCAAATGACATATTCTTTCTCATTGGAAGCTGCTAGCCTCAAATACTGAGATGTGTGTACATATTCTAGAATAAGTAGGAAAAGCTAAAAACTAGGAAGTTAAAAACAGGCAATTGTCAGAGTAAGGGAATGGGAGAAAAATGgtgaaagaaagacagaatatAAGAGAGATGATtgggaaaatgaaaaatgacaagTGAGAGAGTGACAAAGAAGATAAACacagaaggaggcaggagggtaAAATATAAGCACTGATACCTGAAAATATGGTAAAGAATTATGACAATAAACTTTTATAAAACCTATAATAtctaaaaaagtgtgtgtgtgtgtcacacacataGATAATTTTTTATCTGGGCTAAGAATCTTTCCTCCAGGAGCCAAACATCTAAACAGACCCAATATCTGACATTTGGAAAGACCGCTTTTGAGTTGTTCATTAgagttgtccaagagactcctgAAAACTTACAGGCTATTGCTATTGCATTTGTTGTTTGCACCCAGAGATGATAGGTAAATCTCTTGAGTTGAATACACCTGCATTTCAGACACAGGGCCCAGAGTCTTCTGAGCTGAAAAGACCTGAGTGCCTTCTGTAGGACTAGgtttcatggtaccagaaattGTCAGCAAGACCACAGATGTCAGAAGCACCAATAGTCCTAAACACTCATGAAGCCTAGGATCACCTCACTTTTATGAGAAACTGTCACTTAAAAATCTATTTGTGCACACAAaattcacaagcacacacaaacacatgcacccCCTCACATACACAAAGGCATACaaacatttgaaataaatataaCCAAAGAAAATAGGCTGTAAATTTTAGAATAAAGGGCCATGGAAGAGGCCTGAGGGAGGGTATTtgggagaggctggaggagaaaaaggagacagCAGTAATGgaagtctttttaaattaaaaacacttTTGAAAGATGTGGATGTGCAAAGAAGTttccaaagggaaaaaagagagaaaatactaATCAGTAACCAGTAACATACAGAGAGACAACTAAGCCATTGTAGTTCACACTGACATTTCAAGGGCCACCTGAGTATGAAAGTAATatgttgtctcaaaaagaaaaaaatataatgaaacttTAGGTTGTAATGTAGCATGTAGAGAAATGATTGAGCTTGCTCAAGGTTATATCTAgtgacaaataaacaaaatcaagtGATAATTTAAGTGTGTTTTGCTTGATTTGAGATTCTTTGCCATGATGTTTCAAAGCAGCTAGACAGACAATGTGCCTGAGGCACAAAGTCCTCATGTTTAGCAGAGTTGCTACAGGAGCAAATACAAAGGAGGTCAGTGAGCACAAGGGAGAAGAGGCAATCCCCAGGTTCATCATCTGCTTGGAGAAGGgtactgtaagaaaaaaaaaaccctctgtgcatttattttctatcattgcCACTCCAATAACAATCAATCTATAGGGAGAGTAACCTATGTGTGGGAATGTCTATGTAGCTCTCAGACTGCTGCATATGTATTCTCTTATCATGGATaagtggaaggaaggaaatgttatAGGCCTATGAGGAATAGAGATGGGAGAACCTATTCCTGTGGGCACATGAACCAATCCTATATGTTTTCTATGAGGAAAAAATATGTTTCCACAATAATCAATATGTGTAGGAATCTTAGCGTCTATGATGATAAATGGATACATTAATACATTCAGGACCCATTGCAAGAAAATAGAGAAACTCctgtttaaaatatatgatatTCATTGCTAATGATGAATGTGTTCATGGAAGTGTTCATtcaaaaaacatacataaatgtaaaagaatattaagaatttTTGTCCCTATATTctgatatataattttaaaaaaaacctctgtTTCTTCTACAATTTAGTGTTAGCTTTTTGTCAACTACTGTTGACTTACAATTCCATGCAACATTTTTGGAGGAGTAGGATGCTCTCCATATCTCAAGGATAGATAAAGATAACCTCAAATGGGTATATATTTCTCACAGAGAAGAGCATAAAGTGATAAGACCAAGACACAGAATGTAAGGAATTCAGTTTGTTGACATAGTGATTTCAGAGGAATGAAAGATTCTTAGTTAGCAGCAATGATGTTCTTAATCCAGGTAACATAGTTGCAGACCATGGTGTACACATCACGGAGGTTCTTCTGGGCACATCCATAGCCCCGGGAGATGATACCCTGGAGCTGTCCATTGCAGACCACAGGGCCACCAGAGTCACCCTAGGATAGAGGAATAAAGTATTTAATGAAGGGGCATGTGAAAAAAAAGACCACACTCACTATTACCTGAAGATACAATTCTAGCCTCCCTAAATCTCTGTTTTTTTAATCTAATCCCCTATTCCCATTAATGTGTTAAAATGACATACGGAAGatgtttcttcccttttccctggAACCACGAGAGAAAACTTCCTGATCACATACTTGGACAATCCACTCACACTCCTGGAAAAATAAGATATTTATGTGAAAAGGGAGTTAATTACCTGGCAGGGACCTTTGCCTCCCTCCATGTAGTCAAAACAAATCATGTTACTGGTTATCTGTCCGGGATAGGTGGATTGACAGGTAGTGTGAGGCAGTATTGTGGCATTCAGGCACTGGAGCAGGTTGGGGTTGTTCActttaaataaaagagaataaagaaatgtgatcCAGAACAGGCTTGGGATCAATATTTTAGTATTGTCCAGTATGTGATGCCTGAAGCTGTCATTGAAGACCACGGAGGCACTAGAGTCACCCTGGGATAAATTGGTATAGAGGATTACTGTGTTTTTCTGCAAGATATTAAGAATAGTCATTATTGATGTCTTTTTGGTACTAATGATAGTACATTCTGCAACACTCCTGTTTACATCTGTAAGCAGATCATTCTGTGGTTCAATGCCTCTTGTGACCATCTTAGAACCCTGTGTTTTGGGATACAGCAATGAATTTATGGCCTAGAAGCCAATCTTTTATGTGTAGATTCTGGCTTAGTTCTCAAAAGATGTGGATGAAGTACTCACCACCAGAGCTCAAGGTGTTACCCCAGCCAGAGATGAGGCACTGAGTGCCAGCAGCTGCGCAGGAGGTAGGCAGAGATACAGTGGCCACTTTGTCATTGAGGGTCACAGGGGAAGCAAGCTTGATTAGCATGATGTCATTGTTCAGGGTTGATGAACTAAAGCTGGGATGCTTGATGATCTTGGAGGCAGTGACATACTGCTCAGTGCCTTCCGCGACATTGATGTTGTGCTCTCCCAGTCTCACTTGGAAGCGGCTATTGGAAAGAAAAGACATGGCAGTATGTTTGTCTCCATTACATATGATAGTTCAtagtcatttattcttttttctggaTAATCTGGAGATGGAATGAGGCCGGTTTAGTGTCACAAAAGTAGCAGAGGTGTGATGTGGAAGTACCATCTTGAAACCCAAATTCCTCTCTATATCAAAGACAGGTAATATGAGTAGCTAGAGACTGCATACTACCCTACTGTTCTCCAATGGATGCAAACCATGCAATAAATTTATCTAATGCTTGACAGAAGATACACATGACTTTAGTCCCTCACTCAGTGGCAGAGGCATGAAGATCTCTGaaaccaaggccagcctggactacaaagtgagttctcaGTCAGtcagagctacccagagaaaccttatctcaataaaaacacacacacaaaccaaaaggAATAGCATGAACCATGCAACTTTGGCACCTCAGAACTTGCTTTGAATTTTAGCTATCTTGGTTTATTTATCAAATTTCGGAATTAGAATCTTGATGATCCAGATGCATGCTGTGGTAAGAAACCCTCTTTTAATGAAGCTGATACCTGTTTATCTTTGTATAATGAAATGAGTTTAAACAGGCGGTTTGAGCTCATGGCCTGAGCCATCATTGTGTCTTCTCAACATGCCCTAGGTTAGTGGACATCAAT is a genomic window containing:
- the LOC130872116 gene encoding trypsin-4-like — encoded protein: MSALLCLALVGAAVAFRGDNDKIAGGYTCQKNSVPYQVSLNSGYHFCGGALITDQWVVSAAHCSQSRFQVRLGEHNINVAEGTEQYVTASKIIKHPSFSSSTLNNDIMLIKLASPVTLNDKVATVSLPTSCAAAGTQCLISGWGNTLSSGVNNPNLLQCLNATILPHTTCQSTYPGQITSNMICFDYMEGGKGPCQGDSGGPVVCNGQLQGIISRGYGCAQKNLRDVYTMVCNYVTWIKNIIAAN